The Mycolicibacterium flavescens genome has a segment encoding these proteins:
- the dehH1_1 gene encoding alpha/beta hydrolase, which translates to MSATDSEPQTVKFRGSEDITLVADEWNRGAQTHQPSVLLLHGGGQNRYSWKQTGHVLAALGLHVVALDSRGHGDSDRAPGANYTVDALSADTLAVIEQIGRPVALIGASMGGMTGMLASAAAGPEKVTKLVLVDVVPRYEKDGSARIREFMSSGIDGFETLDEAADAVAAYLPYRKRPRNPEGLKKNLRFRDGRWFWHWDPAFLTAPIDDRFVREEKLEHAVMSLTIPILLIRGKLSDVVSTAGVKDFLEKVPRAEFVELSEAGHTAAGDDNDAFSEVVVQFVSR; encoded by the coding sequence GTGAGCGCGACTGACAGCGAACCGCAGACCGTTAAGTTCCGCGGGTCGGAGGACATCACCTTGGTGGCCGACGAGTGGAACCGTGGTGCGCAGACGCATCAGCCCTCCGTCCTGCTGCTGCACGGAGGCGGCCAGAACCGTTACTCGTGGAAGCAGACCGGACACGTTCTGGCCGCTCTGGGTCTGCACGTGGTCGCGCTGGACAGCCGGGGACACGGCGACAGCGACCGGGCGCCGGGCGCCAACTACACCGTCGACGCGTTGAGTGCTGACACGCTCGCGGTCATCGAGCAGATCGGGCGTCCGGTCGCCTTGATCGGCGCGAGCATGGGCGGGATGACGGGCATGCTGGCTTCCGCCGCTGCGGGACCCGAAAAGGTCACCAAGCTCGTGCTCGTCGACGTGGTGCCGCGGTACGAAAAGGACGGCAGCGCGCGCATCCGCGAGTTCATGTCAAGCGGCATAGACGGATTCGAGACCCTCGACGAGGCGGCCGACGCGGTCGCCGCGTATCTGCCGTACCGGAAGCGGCCGCGCAACCCCGAAGGCCTGAAGAAAAACCTGCGATTTCGCGACGGACGCTGGTTCTGGCATTGGGATCCGGCGTTTCTCACCGCGCCGATCGACGACCGGTTCGTCCGCGAGGAGAAGCTCGAGCACGCGGTGATGAGCTTGACCATCCCGATCCTGTTGATCCGCGGGAAACTCTCCGACGTGGTCAGCACCGCGGGGGTCAAGGACTTCCTGGAGAAGGTGCCCCGGGCGGAATTCGTCGAGCTCTCCGAGGCCGGGCACACCGCCGCCGGCGATGACAATGACGCGTTCTCCGAAGTCGTGGTGCAATTCGTCAGCCGGTGA
- a CDS encoding transcriptional regulator encodes MRASIYFALVQPEFAAHDRERIIEAAYACLSQPHTGPVPVAAILQRAEVSTRAFYRHFESKDELFLAMLREETDALARRLDRVLEEKSGAPAEQLEAWIEAMFGLIHDEEMRMHFTVIDSDEVRAAKGYRETREKAHADRERSLVEILRRGRDHGSFPLADPEQDAVAINAIISRVLISQTFDDHEGLRLAKARMLDFALRALGARQVVAEER; translated from the coding sequence ATGAGAGCGTCAATATACTTTGCGCTCGTGCAGCCCGAGTTTGCCGCCCATGACCGTGAGCGCATCATCGAGGCTGCTTACGCCTGTTTGTCGCAACCACACACGGGACCCGTTCCGGTCGCTGCGATTCTGCAGCGGGCGGAAGTCTCGACCCGCGCTTTCTACCGTCACTTCGAATCCAAGGACGAGTTGTTCCTCGCCATGCTGCGCGAGGAGACCGACGCGTTGGCGCGGCGCCTTGACCGCGTCCTCGAGGAGAAGTCGGGTGCTCCCGCCGAGCAACTCGAAGCCTGGATCGAAGCGATGTTCGGGCTGATCCACGACGAGGAGATGCGGATGCACTTCACCGTCATCGACTCCGACGAGGTCCGCGCGGCCAAGGGCTACCGCGAGACGCGCGAGAAGGCACACGCCGATCGTGAGCGCTCACTGGTGGAGATCCTGCGGCGCGGCCGCGACCACGGATCGTTTCCGCTGGCCGACCCCGAGCAGGATGCGGTAGCCATCAACGCGATCATCAGTCGCGTGTTGATCAGCCAGACCTTCGACGACCACGAGGGTCTGCGCCTGGCCAAGGCCCGCATGCTCGACTTCGCGCTCCGCGCGCTGGGCGCCAGGCAGGTCGTCGCCGAAGAGCGATGA
- the mlaE_4 gene encoding organic solvent resistance ABC transporter permease has product MVAVNAIAKPVRAFGGFYSMALDTFVWMFRPPFAWREFISQSWFVARVSILPTLMLTIPYTVLLTFTFNILLVEFGAADFSGTGAALGTVRQIGPIVTVLVVAGAGATAMCADLGARTIREELDALRVMGVNPIQALVVPRVAAATLVSLALSATVILVGLAGAYFFVVYIQNVSPGAFAAGLTLLIGTTDVIIALLKAALFGLSAGMIACYKGISVGGGPAGVGNAVNETVVFTFMALFAINIVATAVAVKVTM; this is encoded by the coding sequence ATGGTCGCTGTCAATGCAATTGCAAAGCCTGTGCGCGCGTTCGGCGGCTTCTACTCCATGGCGCTCGACACCTTCGTGTGGATGTTTCGGCCACCTTTCGCTTGGCGCGAGTTCATCTCTCAGTCGTGGTTCGTCGCAAGAGTGTCGATACTGCCGACCCTGATGCTGACCATTCCGTATACGGTGTTGCTGACCTTCACGTTCAATATTCTGTTGGTGGAGTTCGGCGCCGCCGACTTCTCCGGAACGGGCGCGGCGCTCGGAACCGTACGCCAGATCGGGCCGATCGTGACAGTGCTGGTGGTCGCGGGCGCAGGCGCCACCGCCATGTGCGCGGACCTCGGCGCGCGCACCATCCGCGAAGAACTCGATGCGCTGCGGGTAATGGGTGTGAATCCCATTCAGGCGTTGGTCGTTCCACGCGTGGCGGCCGCGACCCTGGTGTCGCTCGCCCTGTCGGCGACCGTGATCCTCGTCGGGCTGGCCGGCGCATACTTCTTCGTGGTCTACATTCAGAACGTCTCACCGGGTGCGTTCGCCGCCGGTCTGACGTTGCTCATCGGGACCACCGACGTCATCATCGCGTTGCTCAAGGCCGCGCTGTTCGGCTTGTCCGCCGGCATGATCGCTTGCTACAAGGGCATTTCCGTCGGCGGAGGGCCTGCCGGCGTCGGCAACGCGGTCAACGAGACCGTGGTCTTCACGTTCATGGCGCTGTTCGCGATCAACATCGTCGCGACCGCGGTCGCGGTGAAGGTGACGATGTGA
- the mlaE_5 gene encoding ABC-type transport system involved in resistance to organic solvents, permease component codes for MQAKFFGRTLTSIRYTVVHYQVELIRIIAQMGLGAGALIIIGGTVAIVGFLTVTTGALVAVQGYTDFSEIGVEALTGFASAFFNVRLIAPATTAVALSATIGAGATAQLGAMRINEEVDALEVMGIRSIAYLASTRVVAGFLVVIPLYCVGVIAAFWAARFGTTVIYGQSTGVYDHYFRTFLNPTDLMWSFGQTIALSVMIMLVHTYYGYTARGGPAGVGEAVGRAVRTSLIVSAFVLVMLSLAVYGQSGNFNLAG; via the coding sequence ATGCAAGCCAAGTTCTTCGGCCGCACCCTGACGTCGATCCGCTACACCGTCGTGCACTACCAGGTCGAGTTGATCCGGATCATCGCCCAGATGGGCCTTGGGGCCGGGGCGCTCATCATCATCGGCGGCACGGTGGCCATCGTCGGCTTCCTCACCGTGACGACCGGCGCCCTGGTGGCGGTGCAGGGCTACACCGACTTCTCCGAGATCGGCGTCGAGGCACTGACCGGTTTCGCCTCGGCGTTCTTCAACGTGCGGCTGATCGCGCCGGCGACGACGGCGGTGGCGTTGTCGGCCACCATCGGCGCGGGCGCCACCGCGCAACTGGGCGCCATGCGGATCAACGAGGAGGTCGATGCGCTGGAAGTGATGGGCATCCGAAGCATCGCCTACCTCGCATCGACGCGGGTCGTCGCCGGCTTCCTGGTCGTGATCCCGCTGTACTGCGTCGGCGTGATCGCCGCGTTCTGGGCGGCACGCTTCGGCACCACCGTGATCTACGGTCAGTCGACGGGCGTGTACGACCACTACTTCAGGACGTTCCTCAACCCCACGGATCTGATGTGGTCGTTCGGTCAAACCATCGCGCTCTCAGTGATGATCATGCTCGTACACACCTACTACGGCTACACCGCGCGAGGTGGACCCGCGGGCGTCGGTGAGGCCGTCGGGCGGGCGGTGCGCACCTCGCTCATCGTCTCGGCCTTCGTGCTGGTGATGCTGTCGCTCGCTGTCTACGGTCAATCCGGCAACTTCAACCTGGCCGGTTGA
- a CDS encoding virulence factor Mce family protein → MDIEDEGLHPAWWTLILVVILAAAIWLTYALFVGAFRATETVTLTSDRSGLVMETDAKVKLRGVQVGRVSAIQGGSQPVALKLEIDKDKLQFIPSNVEAQIRATTVFGAKFVDLIYPNDPSSQHLAAGQVIESRNVTVEANTVFQNIVDVLEQIDPAKLNSTLYALAEGVRGQGELIGQATTDANQVLLEVNPRYETVTADLRALRDFNDTYSAAAQDILSTLDALSTTSTTITAQASQLDALLMATIGLSNSGINLLAPNQANLIKSINVLEPTTNLLYKYSPEYTCLLTGAKTLLDTGGYDAPGGNGRTLVLDVALGVGDDPYRYPNHLPIVGAKGGPGGKPSCGSLPDVAQNWPVRNLVTNTGFGTGIDWRPNPGIGFPGYANYLPTTRAVPEPPSVRNLFGGPAIGPIPYPGAPAYGADLYADDGTPLWPGLPAAPPPMAPRDPGPTPGSEPFIVHSPAQVQPTPLRPTPLPTPARPGPPFG, encoded by the coding sequence ATGGACATCGAAGACGAAGGCCTGCACCCCGCGTGGTGGACGTTGATCCTCGTGGTCATACTCGCCGCCGCCATCTGGCTGACGTACGCCCTGTTCGTCGGCGCCTTCAGGGCGACCGAGACGGTCACGCTGACATCTGACCGCTCGGGTCTGGTGATGGAAACCGACGCCAAGGTCAAGTTGCGCGGCGTGCAGGTCGGTCGGGTCTCCGCAATCCAGGGTGGCAGCCAGCCGGTGGCGTTGAAGCTGGAGATCGACAAGGACAAGCTCCAGTTCATCCCGTCCAACGTCGAGGCGCAGATCCGGGCGACGACGGTGTTCGGGGCCAAGTTCGTCGATTTGATCTATCCGAACGATCCGAGTTCACAGCACCTGGCCGCCGGTCAGGTGATCGAGTCGCGCAACGTCACCGTCGAAGCCAACACGGTGTTTCAAAACATCGTCGACGTGCTCGAACAGATCGACCCGGCCAAGCTCAACAGCACGCTGTACGCGCTCGCCGAGGGGGTCCGGGGTCAGGGCGAGCTGATCGGTCAGGCCACCACTGACGCGAATCAGGTTCTGCTCGAAGTCAATCCGCGCTACGAGACGGTGACCGCCGACTTGCGCGCGCTGCGGGATTTCAACGACACGTACAGCGCTGCGGCACAGGACATTCTGAGCACCTTGGACGCGCTCAGCACGACGAGCACCACGATCACCGCCCAGGCCAGCCAATTGGACGCGCTGCTGATGGCCACCATCGGGCTCTCCAACAGCGGAATCAACCTGCTGGCGCCGAACCAGGCGAACCTGATCAAGTCCATCAACGTGCTCGAGCCGACGACGAACCTGCTGTACAAGTACAGCCCGGAGTACACCTGCCTGCTGACCGGCGCGAAGACCCTGCTGGACACCGGCGGGTACGACGCGCCGGGTGGTAACGGCCGGACCCTGGTGCTGGATGTGGCCCTGGGCGTCGGTGACGACCCGTACCGATACCCCAATCACCTGCCGATCGTCGGCGCCAAAGGCGGGCCGGGCGGTAAGCCAAGTTGCGGCTCGCTGCCCGACGTCGCGCAGAACTGGCCAGTGCGCAACCTCGTCACCAACACCGGGTTCGGCACCGGAATCGACTGGCGGCCCAACCCCGGCATCGGTTTCCCCGGATACGCCAACTATCTGCCGACCACCCGTGCGGTGCCCGAACCGCCGAGCGTGCGCAACCTGTTCGGCGGACCCGCGATAGGTCCGATCCCGTACCCGGGAGCCCCGGCTTACGGTGCCGATCTGTACGCCGACGACGGCACCCCACTGTGGCCGGGCCTGCCGGCCGCACCGCCGCCGATGGCACCGCGGGATCCCGGTCCCACACCGGGTTCGGAGCCGTTCATCGTCCACTCGCCGGCCCAGGTGCAGCCCACGCCGCTGCGACCGACACCGCTGCCGACGCCGGCACGACCGGGCCCCCCGTTCGGATGA
- a CDS encoding virulence factor Mce family protein, with the protein MSSMNARVRRDAVRLGVFLAVCLLGVFGLFAVFGEMRFGEATNSYVAEFTNVTGLENGDFVRIAGVEVGSVEKVAIQPDTTARVEFNADQSVVLTEGSRAVIRYDDLIGGRYLALEEGVGGVKKLEPGGTIPFARTSPALDLDALIGGFRPLFRALDPDQVNALSSQLIHALQGQGATINSFLSQTAALTTTLADRDRLIGDVIVNLNVVLGSLGDQNDQFAKAVDALSELVGTLAERRADISNGLAYTNEAAGTVADLLDQARPPLRKAVQETDRAAGIVVADHEYFDNLLNTLPDAHQALARQGLYGDFFNFYLCDIVLKLNGKGGQPVYVKVAGQSTGRCAPR; encoded by the coding sequence ATGTCCAGCATGAACGCCAGGGTTCGCCGAGACGCGGTGCGTCTCGGCGTGTTCCTGGCTGTCTGCCTGCTCGGCGTGTTCGGACTGTTCGCGGTCTTCGGCGAGATGCGCTTCGGGGAGGCCACCAACAGCTATGTCGCCGAGTTCACCAATGTCACCGGCCTGGAGAACGGGGACTTCGTGCGCATCGCCGGCGTCGAGGTCGGCAGCGTGGAAAAGGTTGCCATTCAACCGGATACCACCGCACGGGTCGAGTTCAACGCGGACCAGTCGGTGGTGCTGACCGAAGGCAGCAGGGCCGTCATCCGATACGACGACCTCATCGGCGGCCGTTATCTGGCACTCGAGGAGGGCGTGGGCGGAGTCAAGAAGCTCGAGCCCGGCGGCACGATTCCGTTCGCCCGCACGTCTCCGGCGCTCGACCTCGACGCGCTGATCGGCGGCTTCCGCCCGCTGTTCCGTGCACTGGATCCAGATCAGGTCAACGCGCTGTCGAGTCAGCTGATCCACGCGCTACAGGGGCAGGGCGCGACCATCAACTCGTTCCTGTCCCAGACCGCAGCGCTGACAACGACTTTGGCGGACCGGGACCGGCTGATCGGGGACGTCATCGTCAACCTCAACGTGGTGCTGGGGTCGCTCGGCGACCAGAACGACCAGTTCGCGAAGGCCGTCGACGCGCTCAGCGAACTGGTCGGGACGCTCGCGGAACGCAGAGCGGACATCAGCAACGGGCTGGCGTACACCAACGAAGCGGCCGGAACCGTCGCGGACCTGTTGGACCAGGCCCGGCCACCGTTGCGCAAGGCGGTCCAGGAAACGGACCGTGCTGCGGGGATCGTGGTGGCTGACCACGAGTACTTCGACAACCTGCTGAACACCCTGCCGGATGCCCATCAAGCGCTGGCGCGGCAAGGGCTTTACGGCGATTTCTTCAACTTCTATCTCTGCGACATCGTGCTCAAACTCAATGGCAAGGGCGGCCAGCCGGTGTACGTGAAAGTCGCCGGGCAGTCCACCGGGAGGTGTGCGCCGCGATGA
- a CDS encoding virulence factor Mce family protein yields MRSFSERNQTVIGAIGLALTIGIVLGALNYDRLPFLQGSEYSAYFAEVGGLQAGKAVRVSGFEVGRVKSIELDGPRALVTFTVDSDIRLGDRTEAAIKTEGLLGTKILEVTSRGDGRQEGTIPLDRTRSPYELPDALGELATAISGLNTDQLSESLRVLSATFSDTPPELKIAIEGVARFSDTLNERDAQLRGLLGNADKATKVLAERSNQIVSLVTDTNALLAELQNQSAALDEISGNISALSGQLQGFIGENRETLRPALDKLNGVLTIIDNRKERVQKSLSLLTDYVMSLGESVSGGPFFKNYVANLLPGQFLQPFIDAAFSDLGLDPNVKLPSELSDPQVGQPGTPALPVPFPRTGQGGEPRLTVPDAITGNPGDQACGPPGLPLPGPGCYPYREPLPAPPPGGPPPGPPAEAPPAMRSTADPTPSPVAVPAPGGQAHLSSSEAGR; encoded by the coding sequence ATGAGGTCCTTCTCGGAACGGAATCAGACCGTCATCGGAGCTATCGGGCTCGCGTTGACGATCGGCATCGTGCTCGGGGCGCTGAACTACGACCGGCTGCCGTTCTTGCAGGGCAGCGAGTACTCGGCCTACTTCGCCGAGGTGGGCGGGCTGCAAGCCGGTAAGGCCGTGCGTGTTTCGGGATTCGAGGTCGGCCGGGTCAAATCGATCGAGCTGGACGGACCGCGCGCCCTGGTGACGTTCACCGTCGACAGCGACATCCGGCTGGGTGATCGCACCGAGGCGGCGATCAAGACCGAGGGGCTGCTGGGCACGAAGATCCTCGAGGTCACCTCCCGCGGCGACGGCCGGCAGGAGGGCACGATCCCGCTCGACCGCACGAGGTCGCCCTATGAGCTGCCAGATGCGCTGGGCGAGTTGGCCACGGCGATCAGCGGTTTGAACACCGACCAGTTGTCCGAATCGCTGCGGGTGTTGTCGGCCACGTTCTCCGACACTCCACCGGAGTTGAAGATCGCGATCGAGGGCGTGGCGCGGTTCTCCGACACGCTGAACGAACGTGACGCCCAGTTGCGCGGGCTGCTCGGCAACGCCGACAAGGCCACCAAGGTGCTGGCCGAGCGCAGCAATCAGATCGTGAGTCTGGTGACCGACACCAACGCGCTGCTGGCTGAGCTGCAAAACCAAAGCGCCGCACTCGATGAGATCTCGGGCAACATCTCGGCGCTCAGCGGGCAGCTGCAGGGTTTCATCGGCGAGAACCGCGAAACCCTTCGGCCCGCTTTGGACAAGCTCAACGGCGTGCTGACGATCATCGACAATCGCAAGGAACGCGTGCAGAAGTCGCTCTCGTTGCTGACCGACTATGTGATGTCGCTGGGTGAATCGGTGTCGGGCGGCCCGTTCTTCAAGAACTACGTCGCCAATCTGTTGCCCGGCCAGTTCCTTCAGCCGTTCATCGATGCCGCATTCTCCGACCTCGGCCTGGATCCCAATGTGAAGCTGCCGTCCGAGCTGTCCGACCCGCAGGTCGGTCAGCCGGGTACACCGGCGCTGCCGGTGCCCTTCCCGCGGACAGGTCAAGGCGGTGAACCGCGGCTGACGGTCCCCGACGCCATCACCGGCAATCCCGGCGATCAGGCGTGTGGGCCGCCCGGGCTGCCGTTGCCGGGGCCCGGCTGCTATCCATACCGCGAGCCGCTGCCGGCACCGCCCCCAGGCGGGCCGCCGCCGGGACCGCCCGCCGAGGCGCCGCCGGCCATGCGCTCGACCGCGGACCCGACACCATCTCCGGTCGCGGTGCCCGCTCCCGGTGGGCAGGCCCACCTTTCATCGTCGGAGGCCGGACGATGA
- a CDS encoding virulence factor Mce family protein → MTRGARIMLAVALVVILAAGAVVLLRNTGAINRTHVVAYFDNANGIYPGDDVNIVGVPVGKIESIEPQPDRVKISFWYDSKHKVPADAKAAILSPTLVTARAIQLTPPYSGGPVMGDDTVIPQSRTAVPVEWDEVRQQLQKLAETLQPTEPGDVSPLGSVINTTADNLRGEGANIRDTVIKLSQAVTALGDHSTDIFSTVKNLATLVSALQDSTDVMRQLNQNLASVTGLLANDPGEVADALRDLNNVVGEVQTFVADNREALGTTSDKLAGVTQALTDSLGELKQFLHVAPNTLQNYVNIWQPAQGAVSSLPMLNNFANPISFLCGGIQAASRLNAEQSAKLCVQYMAPILKNRQYNFLPIMQNVFSGATTRPNELTYSEDWLRPDYIPPQPVPPAAPPPPSAQAAPPAPAGPPLAAEAPVSTNPADGLHGMMVPQGVGP, encoded by the coding sequence ATGACGCGGGGTGCGCGCATCATGTTGGCCGTTGCGCTGGTCGTGATACTCGCCGCCGGCGCTGTCGTGTTGTTGCGCAACACCGGAGCGATCAACCGCACACACGTCGTCGCCTACTTCGACAACGCCAACGGCATCTACCCCGGCGACGACGTCAACATCGTCGGCGTCCCCGTCGGCAAGATCGAATCCATCGAACCGCAGCCCGACCGGGTCAAGATCTCGTTCTGGTACGACAGCAAGCACAAGGTGCCTGCCGACGCCAAGGCCGCGATCCTGTCGCCGACATTGGTGACAGCGCGCGCCATCCAACTGACCCCGCCCTACAGCGGCGGACCGGTGATGGGCGACGACACGGTGATCCCGCAGTCGCGCACCGCCGTTCCGGTGGAATGGGACGAGGTCCGACAACAGTTGCAGAAGCTCGCCGAGACGCTGCAGCCCACCGAGCCCGGCGATGTCAGCCCGTTGGGATCGGTCATCAACACCACCGCCGACAACCTGCGCGGTGAAGGCGCCAACATCCGCGACACCGTCATCAAGCTGTCGCAGGCCGTGACCGCGCTTGGCGATCACAGCACCGACATCTTCTCCACGGTCAAGAACCTGGCGACCCTGGTCTCGGCACTGCAGGACAGCACCGACGTGATGCGTCAGCTCAACCAGAACCTCGCGTCCGTGACCGGACTGCTGGCCAACGATCCCGGCGAAGTCGCCGACGCGCTGCGCGACCTCAACAACGTCGTCGGGGAAGTGCAGACCTTCGTCGCCGACAACCGTGAAGCGCTGGGCACCACGTCGGACAAGCTGGCGGGGGTGACCCAGGCGCTGACCGACAGCCTTGGCGAGCTCAAGCAGTTCCTGCACGTGGCCCCCAACACGCTGCAGAACTACGTCAACATCTGGCAGCCCGCCCAGGGGGCGGTGAGCAGCTTGCCGATGCTCAACAACTTCGCCAACCCGATTTCGTTCCTGTGCGGCGGAATTCAGGCCGCATCCCGGCTGAATGCCGAGCAGTCGGCGAAGCTGTGCGTGCAGTACATGGCGCCGATCCTGAAGAACCGCCAGTACAACTTCCTGCCCATCATGCAAAACGTCTTCTCCGGTGCCACGACGCGGCCCAATGAGCTGACCTACAGCGAGGACTGGCTGCGGCCGGATTACATTCCGCCGCAACCTGTCCCACCCGCAGCACCGCCGCCTCCGTCGGCGCAGGCGGCACCACCCGCACCGGCCGGCCCGCCGCTGGCGGCCGAGGCGCCGGTCTCGACGAACCCGGCCGACGGTCTGCACGGCATGATGGTGCCCCAGGGGGTCGGCCCATGA
- a CDS encoding virulence factor Mce family protein → MMRRRIFRPVAVVAVSAALLSGCSDWQGLNSLPLPGVEGTGPGAFTIQAQMPDVDNIEPNSRVRVADVNVGTVRRIERQGWHALVTMELNGDVELPANATAKLGLTSLLGSLHIELAPPTDAPPTGKLKEGSLIPLESSSAYPSTEQALAAVALLLNGGGIGNIYDITEALSVAFTGRENDLRSLIEQLDIAIGHLDDQKQDIIEATESLNNLMGQIAEQKPVVDKALRTIPDALVVLRDQRQNLAEVLTQLGRFSALAADSINQTKDALVQELKDLGVVLEELADAGPALTRALSFLPTFPFPKETLLNWMRGDYANLTLVVDLTLSRIDSAFFTGTRFECNLTWLELQWGRTIGQFPSPCNHHVPPPGGNPLVAPYRWDQGP, encoded by the coding sequence ATGATGCGGCGCAGGATTTTTCGTCCAGTAGCGGTGGTGGCCGTGTCGGCGGCGCTGCTGTCGGGCTGTTCCGACTGGCAGGGGCTGAACTCGCTTCCGTTGCCGGGCGTCGAGGGCACCGGCCCGGGTGCGTTCACGATTCAGGCGCAGATGCCCGACGTGGACAACATCGAGCCGAATTCCCGTGTCCGGGTTGCCGATGTGAACGTCGGCACCGTGCGCAGGATCGAGCGTCAGGGCTGGCATGCGCTGGTGACGATGGAACTCAACGGTGACGTCGAACTGCCCGCCAATGCGACGGCCAAGCTGGGGCTGACAAGCCTGTTGGGGTCGTTGCACATCGAGTTGGCCCCGCCGACCGACGCGCCCCCGACGGGCAAGCTGAAAGAGGGCTCGCTGATTCCGCTCGAGTCGTCGAGTGCCTACCCGAGCACCGAACAGGCGCTGGCCGCAGTGGCGCTGCTGCTCAACGGCGGCGGGATCGGCAATATCTACGACATCACCGAAGCGCTCAGTGTCGCGTTCACCGGCCGCGAGAACGACCTGCGCAGCCTCATTGAGCAGCTCGACATCGCGATCGGGCACCTCGATGACCAGAAGCAGGACATCATCGAGGCCACCGAGAGCCTGAACAATCTGATGGGTCAGATCGCCGAGCAGAAGCCGGTGGTGGACAAGGCCTTACGAACCATTCCCGATGCCCTGGTCGTGCTCAGGGATCAGCGGCAGAACCTGGCTGAGGTGCTGACCCAGCTGGGTAGGTTCAGCGCGTTGGCCGCCGACTCGATCAACCAGACCAAAGACGCTCTGGTGCAAGAGCTCAAGGACCTGGGCGTGGTGCTGGAGGAGTTGGCCGATGCCGGTCCCGCGTTGACCCGCGCGCTGAGCTTCTTGCCGACTTTCCCGTTCCCGAAGGAGACGTTGCTCAATTGGATGCGCGGCGACTACGCGAACCTGACGTTGGTCGTCGACCTGACGTTGAGCAGAATCGATTCGGCCTTCTTCACCGGAACGCGGTTCGAGTGCAACCTGACCTGGCTGGAGCTGCAGTGGGGCCGCACCATCGGCCAGTTCCCGAGCCCGTGCAACCACCATGTGCCGCCACCGGGCGGCAACCCGTTGGTCGCTCCGTATCGCTGGGATCAGGGGCCGTAG